The stretch of DNA tagaatttttaccTTAAGCTCTTAGCTCCTTTCAAGAGGCAAGATAGAGGATCCAATAGTGGTATAGCCGTGTGGACGAAGAGCCAAAATGATAGAACTATTTTAaccccaaaaccgaaacataaaaaatcataaaaaaaaaaaaaaacccacttgATCAACCATGGCTAAATTCAAAATACATAACGGAGAAGGATTAAGgaaatacatagcaaaacaactataataccattTCGTTTGGGCAAAAAACagggcatacatatttatttgcaacATAGAAAATTAACTACatcaaaacacaagctaaaGCAACATAATTggcttccaaaatcacattaaaaacaaataagtcaaattagaatttttaccTTAAGCTCTTAGCTCTTTTCAAGAGGCAAGATAGAGGATCAAATAGTGGTATAGGCGTGTGGATGAAGAGCCAAAATGATAGAACAATTTTAaccccaaaaccaaaacataaaaaatatcaaaagaaaacccaCTTGATCAACCATGGCTAAATTCAAAATACACAAATGAAAAGGATTAAAtaaatacatagcaaaacaattataataccatttggtttgggccaaaaacagggcatacatatttatttgcagCATAGAAAATTAACTACATCAAAATACAAACTAAAACAACCTAATTggcttccaaaatcacattaaaaacaaataagtcaaattatgatttttacCTTAAGCTCTTAGCTCCTCTCAAGAGGCAAGATAGAGGATCAAATAGTGGTATAGCCGTGTGGATAAAGAGCCAAAATGATAGAACTATTTTAACCCCAAAActgaaacataaaaaatcatcaaaagaaaatCCACTTGATCAATCATGGCTAAATTCGAAATACACAAAGGAGAAGGATTAAGGGTACTCTTACCTTGCTATTTTCCTcttgagaagaagaaaaaatggatgaTTAGTTTAAAGGAGATGAGAGAAGTTTGGTTTCTTGAAGaacaaaagagaggagaagaagagagggtgTGCATCGGCTTTAGCTTGCTTGGAAAGGAAAgtgggattttcttttcttttcttgggtGTATACCGACAGGTTAAGGGGTAGAATGCCTTAggatagtttttgtttttgtttttttcttttcttttcttctttttggttgCTTCCTACGTAAGTTTGAATGAGCGAAATGGCATTTTAGTATTTGTTTCCTCCTTTTGTTGCCTTAACCGATGGGTGCtaggaaaagaacaagaagtCAATATCTTCCTTAGGAAACTTACGGgtccaagaaaagaaagaaggaaaaaaaaaagaatttagttGCTTTGGTCAAAGCTTATCACATAAGCTTGGGAGttggatggtggagatctatccacctcaagGATGCTTTTCACCTACCAATCTAATAGTAGGGAATAATTGGaccatttcttaaataaataaaaattagaggacttaagagaaaatatttcaaagtcttaaaaTAGTACCCttactttattttaataaatcatattttaaaaaataaagcatactcattttaaaataaaataattaaaagtaataaaaatctttatatcaaaatatttaatttaaagaattaataaaatgacgtaaggacctaTGTAGTAAGACTCGGGTATTACacatgatctcacactttgattttttttacattttcatctcatggttcctcttggtgttaagtgtccaatactattcaccaaatGTGGCTAAAATTTTGCcaaatgtccaaataaaacttctctaaccaatttagacattccatactataattttgaaaacactgcacttaTTGCTACTAttaaggttactattcactaagggaaaagtaaaaataaacttagCACTGTAAAGTTCTAAATGATTATGCTAACCTAATAATGCAAATCGTTTATCAAATTTTAGCTCAAAAGTGTCTCGGAATAATCAAAACACATTTTCGAAGAAGTGTTTCgtccaaaaattgaaaatgagtttattgctccataaaatcctaaataaacaACTAAGTCCAATGTCGCAAATCATAACTCATTCTAACACTtataactatctcaaataaataaaatcacatttttgaCCCCATAGTGAGTGACAACACTAACTATATTGACAGATCAAAATCTTtgcaattggtcgatttgtgaaaacttacggagttttcacaaaattcttaaaatctatagaaattccaccatcaAATTTTTGGTGGGCTGTTACATTTGACActacataaaatttcatattatattaattaacaatctagcatataataatatataatataatataaaaaaaattatataaaacatattttatataaactgATTTAAACCGAATTAGACcagtatatatacatattataagaTCCGATTTTGGACTAGTTCCAGTTTAAACTGAAAATCGATTTTGGACTAGTTTCGGTTCTTAAGATCCGATTACGAACTGGACCGAACCCACAGGTTCGATCAGTTCAactagtttttcaatttttttttactccaCTAATGATGATATGGCATCTCTACCattttattaagatataaaatttctatttatataacACTTTACAGagtgtttatatgatataatttgatttgataagtaaatttgaaaatttgaatcgtacaaatcaaatattattatgtaagaGATAGAGATGGTATGATATTTTCCATACTGAGTTGCAAATAGAATATATCATTAAGGTAATTTTGAAAAAGGAGTGACAATTTGTGTTTGTGTTGTGTCAAGTTATAAGTATTAGACTATATGGGTTAAACCGAACccaattcatttaattaaatgggttaGACCCCTAAAATAGAACCCGACTCATTTAATTAGTGAGTGACATGACACACCCTAAAATTAGACACGACTCATTTAACCCACTTCAACTCGTTTAACCGATTTCATATAAATAGGTTGAGCTAacccatatttttattttttaacctaattaatataatttcatatataatacaataataactatataaataattcacaattacaactagattcatgataaaatcttttattttcaatatcgaaatcaataattattttttataaaataaaagttacatattaataaaaaaacgtttaataatacaataataaatatataaataattcacaattacaactagattcatgataaaatattttattttcaatatccaaaccaataattattttttataaaataaaattacatattaataaaaaaacgtTTAATAGTCTGAGTTATAAAGTaatcaaatactaatattaatatcacatattcccaacaataaaaaaagacataagactaaaaatttataaattttaaaaatagattttattcgtATTATATGATTGATTGCGGGTTGAGCTACAATTgatcattttattaatcatgtcttaTCGAGTCAATCTGTTTTGACTCaaattcatttatattaaatacaaaTCCGTATATTTTGTATTATGTTTGGATTGTGTCATCTATCCTCATCCGAAATTTTGATGCAGCAAACAATTTGATGTGAGGAATTCTATGTATcagctattatttattttcatattccacatttatcgttttttttttatatatgttttatgcTTCTTTTCTTGGGAGTAGTTTCTTCTCTCTATTGCATGAGAGTGTCTTTCTCTCTTTGTGAGAGTTTTATTATCATTGTAGTGCCTGGTTCTACCGTTAGTGTTGTGATTATTTAACTCTTTGTGAATTGGTCATTGATTTTCATCGCAATGATGGAGGATATTTCTGAAAATTCGAAGGAATTGTCATTATCGGaatttgagaaaacaatagTCAATTTGTCTGATCGTTGGGACTCAAATCGGGCTTTTGCTACTGACCAATGTTTCCTCTTCAAGCTTCTAACTAGgaagttttttaataaagaggCTTTCAAGACAATGATGCATAAGTTATGGCGTCCCTCTAATGGGTTCAGAATTTATGATATGGGTGATAATCTATTCTTGGCTGCTTTTGCGAAGTAGGGAGAAAATGAGCGAGTTATGAATAATGGCCTATGGATGTTTAGCAACAGCTTGGTGGTATTGGCAGAGTATGATGGTTCATTACAGGTCTCAAGAATACCTCCATCTATGGCCCCTTTTTGGGTACGGTTTTATGATCTACCAATGGATGGGATGAATACTAGAGTAGTAAGAAAGATTGCAGAGACTTTGGGCTCAGTAATGGATATTGATTTGAAGGAGTCTCAACCTGGGTGAGGAGAATTTGTACGGGTTCGCATATCCTTAGACATAAACTTGCCATTGCCGCGTGGTAAGCAAATTTCTATGGGAAGTCACGACAATGTGTGGATTCACTTCAAATATGAGAGGTTACCACAGTTTTGCTATTGTTATGGTTTACTTGGGCATGGTGATCGTGATTGTTTGCTATGGAATTCAAATAAGGAGAAGTTTGAGTTGGATGGATTTCCTTATGGCCCTTGGTTACGGGTTGGGGGGCCTTTAGTTCGCAGTAAATTCAAAGGTGAGGTTAAACAGAACATGATGGATGGATCCTTGTTGGGTGAGGCATCGCTAGGGGGGCATGATGGGTCTCCATCTCCGGTGAGGTCCTTAGTTGGATTGAATTCCACAACTCCCCTGTCTCCCGTGATCTCTGGTGCGAATCAGCCACAATTGGGAGAAACATCGGCGCTGTTACGTGACTCAGTGGAGGTGGGTTTGAGGCCTAGTGTTGGTTTAAGTGGGCCTCATATGGAGCCCGGCCCAGCTCTATCATTTGTTGCCCTACCCGATTCTGCTTTGTATGATGTTTCTAATTTGCAACGGGGAAAGGGGAAAGTGCAGAAGCGGGGAGCACGAGTTCGGTGTGGGGCTTCACAGCGGGGAACAGCGATTCCTTCCAAACGAAACCACTGCCACGGTgagtctctatctctctcttagGTTTCTTTGAGTCGCCTCAAGAAATTGAAGTGTATTGATGAGGGGGCTTTGTTGGAGGTTCTGATTATATCGGCGGAGGCTAAGGCTGAGGCTCAGCCCCGCCGGACGCCATGAGAATCCTGAGCTGGAACTCCCGAGGGCTTGGGAATCCTCGGGGAGTTCGTGCACTCCGAGATCTGATTCTGAGGGAAGATCCCGACGTAGTCTTCGTTATGGAGACTCATTGTGATGTTCGTTATATGGAGTGGCTTAAGTTCTTGATGGGATTTTCTGGTTTCCTTGTTGTGCCTAGCAATGGATGAAGTGGGGGGCTCGGTCTCTTTTGGCATCGTGAGGTAAATCTTGTTCTTcgttctttttccatttttcactTTGATGCTAGTGTTTCGGATCTTGTTAACTCTTGTACTTGGAGACTATCAGCCATATATGGTCAACCTATAACTCATCTTAGACATCAAACATGGGATTTATTGCACCATCTGAAATCTAAGTCAGATGAGTCGTGGTTGGcttttggtgattttaatgaaattatttctcaatCTGAAAAGTTGGGTGGAAGGGTAAGGCCATATAGGCAGATGCATGATTTTCGGTCTACTTTGGATTATTGTCAGTTGAAGAGTCTTGATACAATGGGTTCAAATTTTACATGGAGCAATTTGAAGGAAGGGGGAGATTTAATACAAGAAAGATTGGATCAGTTTACTAGTACCATTGATTGGCTTGAACAATATCCTCGTTGCAAAATCAGAAATATTCCTTTGTCTATATCTGACCATAGTTGTTTGCTTTTGAATACTATGGATATGGGTTGTTCTGGTTCTAGTCCTGTCtgtatatttaaatttgagGCTATGTGGGTAGGCACAAGGGAATGTGAGACAACAATTGAGAAAATCTGGGATATGTATAAAACTGCTCCTTTAGTTGAGACTCTGAAGCATTGTGGGTCTGGTTTAAGAGATTGGAGTCATTCCCACTTTGGTAATATTCGGAGAGACTTGGATGCTAAAAGGAGGAAACTGGCTTTACTTCAAGCCTCCCCCATACCTTCCCACCAAGTCATGTGTAAGGTGAAGAAGGATATAAATTATTTGCTGGAAAAGGAGGAGCTGATGCGGAGATAGAGGTCTAAAGTACACTGGTTGGGAGCTAGAGACCAGAATACGAAGCTTTTTCACTATAAAGCCTCTCAGCGCCATCATCGAAACAAGATAAATAGTCTTCAAGATGAATTCGGTCGATTATATGAAGGCTGTCAATTGGTTCCTGTGGTCACACATTATTTTGCTGATTTATTTAAGTCCACTAATCCCATTGATGTTGATGTTGTGTTGAGTAGTGTGCAGCAGCATGTTTTGGACTCTATGGATGATGATCTAACCAGGCATTTCACTGATATTGAGATTAGAAGTGCAGTATTTCAAATGCAAGCTCAAAAAGCCCCGGGTCTGAATGGGATGCTGCCATTATTTTTTCAGAAGTATTGGCATGTGGTGGGTGGAAAAGTACTGGGTACGGTGTTGCAGGTCTTAAATACTGGTATTATGTCTACTGATTTGAATTTAACCCATATTGTGCTAATTCTGAAGAAAAGACAGCTTGTGTTTTTTAAGGATTATAGGCCCATCAGCTTATGTAATGTggtttataaaatcattgctAAGGTTTTAGCCAACCGTTTGAAGCTTGTGCTCCCTTCTGTTATATCACCATCTCAATGTGCTTTTATCCCGGGTCGTCTTATCACGGACAATGTTTTGGTGGCTTATGAGATAGTGGATGCTATACGGAGGAGAAAAAGGGACAAAACATGTTGTATGTCGATTAAattagacatgagcaaggctTACGATAGGGTGGAATGGGTGTTCTTAGAGAAGATTTTGTCTAAGATGCAGTTTGCTCCTAACTTTATTCGGTTACTTATGATGTGTATCTCTACAGCTTCGTATAAGGTTCTTATTAATGGTATTccttcatatttaattattccGACTCGTGGATTACGACAAGGCTGTCCACTTTCTCCatacttatttgttttatgcGCTGAGGCTTTGTCTTCAATGCTGCAACAGGCTGAATCAAGTCATTTGTTGAGAGGGGTTCGTGTTTGCAATAGAGCTCCATGGATTAATCATTtattctttgctgatgatagcaTTGTTTTTTGTCTATCTTCAGTAGCATTAAATGTGCATttgcaaaatattttgaatctttATGGGGCTGCATCAGGGCAATTGTTAAATATGGAGAAAACTGAATTATTATTTAGCCGAAATGTGGATGGGGGAGTAAGGACTGCCATTCAGGAACTTTGGGGAGTTAATTCTATCCATTCTCATGATAGATATCTTGGACTTCCCTCATTTGTAGGCAAGTCAAAACTAAGCACTTTTCGGGATGTTAAAGAGAAGGTATGGGTGAACTTACAAGGCTAGAAAGAGAAACTTTTGTCACAAGCTGGTTGTGAAATCTTGATCAAAGCAGTTGTTCAAGCCATCCGCACATATGCAatgagttgttttaaaattCCAAAGGGTTTATGTAGTGATTTGGAGGGAATGATTGCTCGATTTTGGTGGGGACAACGAGAGCAAACGAGGAAAATTCATTGGATGAGCTGGAAACGCCTgtgttattctaaattttttggAGGGATGGGTTTCCAGGACCTGGAAGCTTTTAACTTGGCTCTTTCAGCAAAACAAGGGTGGCGTTTACAAACCTATACTAATTCTCTGTTTTACCGGGTTTTCAAGGCTAAATATTTcccacattgtgattttttatcttCCTCTATTGGCTCTAATCCTTCTTATGTGTGGCGCAGTATCTTTGAGTCTCAACCTATTATTCAGGCTGGTCATCTGTGGCGTATTGCAAATGATGAACAGGTGAAGATTTGGAGGGATAATTGGCTACCGAACTCTTCTAGTAGGAGAATAATCATCATTTGTAATGGCTTCAATGCTGATGCATGTGTTAGTGATCTAATAGACTCGTCTTTGCCGGGAAGATGGAAAACTGATTTGTTGCATCAGgtatttcttccttttgaagCTTTGGAGATTCTTAACATTCCTTTATTTCCTCATTGGCCTGTTGATAAAATGGTGTGGGGTTGCACACGTAATGGCCAGTTTAGTGTGAGGTCTGCCTACCATTTAGTGCTTCAGTTGAGAAGTTCTGCTGCTGCTAAAAGTAGCTCTCTTGTAGGCTTGAATACTGttttttggaagaatatttggcaTCTAAATCTTCCTAATAAAGTTaagaattttttgttgaaaCCTTGTACTAATGGCTTATCCACAAAAAATCAGTTGCATTATCGTCGAATAGTAGATTCTGCTATGTGTGAGTTATGCTATGTTGCTTCTGAGGATGTGTTTCATACACTTTGTAATTGTCCCAGCAGTTCTAGTGTGTGGgggaaatattttggaaaatatctTCATCTTTTGAATTCTTATTCTCAGTTTGACAGCTTGGTTGAGGCTATTTTGGATTTACATGATCCCAGTACTATTTCTTACTTTGCTATTGTTTCTTGGGAAATTTGGAAGTTTAGGAATTTGAAGATTTTTCAGAAATCTTTAGATACAGTCAGTGATGTTGTGAATGGCTACTTTTCTTATGTTGATTGTTTTTTGTTGGCTCGGCAATGCATGCAAGTGGTGCAGCCTCAAACTTTGTTGTGTTGGCAACCTCCTCCAAGTGGGCAGTTGAAGTTAAATTTTGATGGAGCCATCTTTTATCAGGAATTAAAGTCTGAAGTGGGTGCTGTTTTGAGGGATGACAAGGAAAGTATGATTATGGCCATGTCTAGATTGGAAGAAGGCATATTGTTGGTAGAAGATGTTGAGGCTATTGCAGCCTTAAGGGCTTTACAATTTATTTCTCACTTGATCTTGGAGGGAGATTCACTTTTTATAGTTGAAGCCATTCAATCAACTTCTATTGTAGAGTTTAGTTACAGTCTTATCATTAGAGAGATTAAGCTGTTGTTATCTCAATTCCAATCTTATGATGTTCTACATGTTGGACGGTAGGGAAATGGGATAGCACATAAATTGGCCAGGCATGCAAGGGTGGTGGAAAATATTCTTCAATGGTGGTTTCATCCTCCAGATTTTATTAAAGCCAATTTGGAAGTTGATGCTGAAACTAGCCTACGAGCTTAATGTATTTGTTAAGTTTGTTTGTCTTATGTACTGTATTACactatattttatcaaaatggaTGAAGTTTCTTGTTtctcaaaaaaaagaaaaaaaaaaaaaaaaaaaaaggagttaaAGCTTCAATTCAAACtgcatgaaataattttatattaaaaaatcctcaaaatagGAGCACCGTTGGAATCCCGGGCCTACCTCCGAACCACCCCACACTTATACGGTGTCGCTGACCTTCTCTCGGTTACCACATTCTCCACCGTTCAAAGCCCGCCATGGATCTTCTCTACACAGCTTTTTCATTCCGGGCCCTCCGTTCCACCCACACTCTTCGTTCCCGATCCATTACCCCTCTACCCACTCGCAGACGACTCTTGGACGTAAGGTCTCTGCACTCTGCTCTTCGACTCCcacaaagacaaaaaaaaaatttgcggttttttctttttttgccagACAAAATTCAATATATCCTCAATATATCCTGCTGAATTTTCAGGGCGAGTCTGCCTTTTCCGATTCAGAAAGGGAAGTATTACAGAGAGCTCGAAGCTGCGGTGGACGTCGTGGAGAGAGCTTGTCGTCTTTGTGTGGACGTAATTTCCTCCACTCGTATTCTCTTCCTTAATTGCCtctttggttgctgagaaagttAAATCAGTTTCAACTTCTAATTTACTAAAAGGCTGCCTCTATAGAGTTTTGGAAGCACTTGTCTTGTTTTTCAACAATGCAAGTTATTGCGTTATCTATTTTTAATCATAGAATTCCTTTGCTTGATGGATCAAGAACAGCACAGGGCCCACGCATTGAGAATTCTAATTTCTTTCCAACATTTTCTCGGAAGCCAAACATTATCTTGTAGTCATTGGTCAAGCCTTAAGATCTGgagtattattatttctttattctgTTATTCGTTTCGTTACGTTTGTGAttactaattttaataaaaatgtccAGGTGAAATCATCTTTGTTCTCGAGTGATGGACGAAGCTTTGAAAAGAATGACCAGACTCCAGTCACGGTAGCAGATTTCGGGGTGCAGGCTCTGGTTAGTTTGGGTAATTATCTCTAAAATGGACATACTCTTTTGTTTGTTCAAATTTGTCAATATTTTCACTATTGAGATAAATTTTTGCAGCTGCTGAGCTAGTCACTTGATTTCAGTTTTGGGAACTCAGAAATTGGAGCCTAACAATCACCCTAGTTTACAATTTGAACTCAAAATTTGTTTACTACACAATGCTGCTGCACTTGTGCGTAAATTGCCAAGAGATAAGATCTCTCATAATCTTATAACTGTTGTTTTAACTGTAATCATAACTCCAAGCCATGGGAGAACCATTAAACCAGGATGTGACAACCCAATGAATGCGCTAGCCGTATTTGTGCTATAACCCCAAAAAGACTAGACAGTTTGAAGCTTTCCTAAAATCACTTATAAGCCCAGTTTCACCTATTAAGTAGCCAATATAGGGCTTAGCACCCATGACTACCTTTATAACCTACCCAATCTATATGTATAATTCATATTCTCATTGTGGGACTGGAGTGTTGCAAACTACCCTTCTTAAATTATTAACGTCCTCATCAGGGCCATGTCATGTAGTAATCTAGTATCACATGATTGGCGTTACAACCTAACTCTGATACCATATGTAATGACTCAAAGAAAGTGTTAGCAACATCCGCGCTATAACCCTAAAAAGACTGGTCAATTTGAAGCTTCCCTAGAATTACTTAAAAAACTCAGTTTCACCAAGGAAGTAGCTACTGTGGGACTGGCATCCGTGACTACTTTTATAACCTACCCACTCTATTCAGGTTATTCATAATCCCCAACGTGGGACTAGGGAGTTGCACAAGAGCATATCTATTACGATAGACTTGTCATGCTGTAGGACGTTTTATGGCGTACATTGTTGTGTGAAAAAACTGCACGTTGTACTAGCATGTGATCtcatcaaagaaaatataactacaaatgaataatattattggcTATTCATCTATCTCAAAATCCAGTGAACATTTGTACAAATTGATATCTTGTAGTTTTTTGTCTGGGATCCTAACTTTGCTCATTTGCTTTTGTGCTTATGGTGACAGAATTGGGTAAACAGTTCCCTTCTATTCCTTTGGTGGCTGAAGAAGATTCTTCTTTTATACGGTCAAATAATCTAGAAGATTCTGTGGTAAATGCTGTTAGTGATAAAGCAAGTGTTGAAGATAAATATTGGACACATGATGATGTACTAAAAGCAATTGATAGAGGAGGGAAGGGAGCTTTTGTATTTGGCGCTAAGCCAGCCACATATTGGGTTGGTATAACAGATCTTTTCTTCTGTTTGGACTGTTCATTACattgtatgcttgtgttaaccAATATATATCTGTGGATCCGATGGTTTGCAAATTGCATGCACTATTAAGGAGGTAAAACTATCTTCTGCTTCTGATGACAAAGTAGTTTGCAAATTAGTCCCATAAATGAACTTATTTGTTTGTCTCATATCATTTACCttcatatttctatttttcGTGATACTTTATGGTCAAACATTTACTTTATTTCATTATAGTGAGGCCATAAACTCAATGCAGGTACTGGATCCAATAGATGGCACCCGAGGATTTCTAAAGGGAAGTGATGCCTTATATGTGGTAAGCCTAGTTACGAACGGTTGTTCTAAACTTTGTGATATCTGATTCATTGAGCAAATTTTAGCAGTGTCACTACTTCACTTGCTTTAGATTATAACATCGATAAGAAGCTGCACATTTGTCACATTTTGGTTATTGTTCTATATTCTACCGTTCATCCAAAATTTATTCTTCAACTACAAATTCTGTGCGTATAGATGAACCCTAGTTTACTATATCACTCTTTATGTGTAACACCCCTTCCCGTAGGTTAGGAATATTACAAACATTCATAACACAATGCCCGGTGAAGAGATTCGAAGTCAtgaaaatacctcatttattgaatcaTCAAACTAACTTAACAAAACAATCTTTGATAACATAAAGCTGAAAACATAATGAAAAGGCATAAACTAGTTCTATGTGGTGGTCACTTATTCAAAGATCAGAATCATAGACTAAATCCTTGTGGAAATAACAATTATTCCAATCTAAGTCTCTGAACTAATCTACTCTTGGCTCTCTAGCTCTGTGTCCTAGCATTCAACATCTGAGACATTAAAGCATAAAGACAGAAAACAAATGAGTCGAAAACACAGTAATAGCACATCATAATGTAAACTTAACTTAGTTTAACATTAAGCTTACTTTATAAAACCTTAATGTATCATAACATATGCGGAATTAACAAAATCGTGGAATTGCATGTAACATGATGCATGGGTGATTGACTCCATGCATTTCCTAACAATCATACATGACTTGttcatcttgtctttcacttatGTAGTGGCCATCATTACATGTGTACATCGGTCCAATTGTCGTTGACTGTATgtaacatatcataacatatagTGAAGCACGCTTGGGTCCATGTTATCACTTAACATCTGgtgaaccacgcttgagtctgtggcacCGCATAACGTATCATAACATGTAGTGAAACACACTTGAGTCTGTGTTATCACATATCATATGGTGGACCATGCTTGAGTTCGTGGCACCCATAACGTATCATAACAtgtagtgaaacacgcttgggtccgtgttatCACATAtcatatggtgaaccacgcttgagtccgtggcaccgCATAACATAACCTGCGATGAAACACGCTTGGATTCGTGTCacctcaaaacatcatatctttcatgtggtggaccacgcttgagtccgtggcttgcacatccacccataacatAAGACCAATTTTAAAGTTCACTCGCCATTCATGTGTTTTCTTACTAACTTTCATAATGCATGAGAACATGTTTGACTTCATCAATTTACCtggcatggcatattcttgtgcaTGACATAACATTATACATGacatattaatatgagttttacGCCACATAGCATAACATAGGCATGGCATAATATGATCTAAACAttatatgaatattacatggcatacatgtgattttcataACATCTCATCCATCTAACAATCCATACCAGCATAGCATCATAAGCATATCATCGTAATTCATCGAGATTTGTGAAAAGAGGCCTAACCTTGACTTGGCTTGTAGCGTAGCGTAGGtaaacatcacatttttcatgcaCAATCAGAATAATTACAGCACACATATAATTATGATCACACTACTTATCTCTTAGCACGGCTTCCACAATCTCACGTCGTAGCTCGTAACCAAGAGAAAAGAGAACCAATTACGACTATGGTCCTGGG from Juglans regia cultivar Chandler chromosome 4, Walnut 2.0, whole genome shotgun sequence encodes:
- the LOC108987271 gene encoding uncharacterized protein LOC108987271, with product MGSHDNVWIHFKYERLPQFCYCYGLLGHGDRDCLLWNSNKEKFELDGFPYGPWLRVGGPLVRSKFKGEVKQNMMDGSLLGEASLGGHDGSPSPVRSLVGLNSTTPLSPVISGANQPQLGETSALLRDSVEVGLRPSVGLSGPHMEPGPALSFVALPDSALYDVSNLQRGKGKVQKRGARVRCGASQRGTAIPSKRNHCHAMDEVGGSVSFGIVSVSDLVNSCTWRLSAIYGQPITHLRHQTWDLLHHLKSKSDESWLAFGDFNEIISQSEKLGGRVRPYRQMHDFRSTLDYCQLKSLDTMGSNFTWSNLKEGGDLIQERLDQFTSTIDWLEQYPRCKIRNIPLSISDHSCLLLNTMDMGCSGSSPVCIFKFEAMWVGTRECETTIEKIWDMYKTAPLVETLKHCGSGLRDWSHSHFGNIRRDLDAKRRKLALLQASPIPSHQVMCKSTNPIDVDVVLSSVQQHVLDSMDDDLTRHFTDIEIRSAVFQMQAQKAPGLNGMLPLFFQKYWHVVGGKVLGTVLQVLNTGIMSTDLNLTHIVLILKKRQLVFFKDYRPISLCNVVYKIIAKVLANRLKLVLPSVISPSQCAFIPGRLITDNVLVAYEIVDAIRRRKRDKTCCMSIKLDMSKAYDRVEWVFLEKILSKMQFAPNFIRLLMMCISTASYKVLINGIPSYLIIPTRGLRQGCPLSPYLFVLCAEALSSMLQQAESSHLLRGVRVCNRAPWINHLFFADDSIVFCLSSVALNVHLQNILNLYGAASGQLLNMEKTELLFSRNVDGGVRTAIQELWGVNSIHSHDRYLGLPSFVGKSKLSTFRDVKEKDLEAFNLALSAKQGWRLQTYTNSLFYRVFKAKYFPHCDFLSSSIGSNPSYVWRSIFESQPIIQAGHLWRIANDEQVKIWRDNWLPNSSSRRIIIICNGFNADACVSDLIDSSLPGRWKTDLLHQVFLPFEALEILNIPLFPHWPVDKMVWGCTRNGQFSVRSAYHLVLQLRSSAAAKSSSLVGLNTVFWKNIWHLNLPNKVKNFLLKPCTNGLSTKNQLHYRRIVDSAMCELCYVASEDVFHTLCNCPSSSSVWGKYFGKYLHLLNSYSQFDSLVEAILDLHDPSTISYFAIVSWEIWKFRNLKIFQKSLDTVSDVVNGYFSYVDCFLLARQCMQVVQPQTLLCWQPPPSGQLKLNFDGAIFYQELKSEVGAVLRDDKESMIMAMSRLEEGILLVEDVEAIAALRALQFISHLILEGDSLFIVEAIQSTSIVEFSYSLIIREIKLLLSQFQSYDVLHVGR